The proteins below come from a single Thermoflexus hugenholtzii JAD2 genomic window:
- a CDS encoding phosphoribosyltransferase: protein MRPHRIEPLIGAEELAARVRDLAAQISADYRGQELLVVGVLKGAFVFCADLLRHLEGVRAQVDFIACSSYGTATETSGVVRILKDLNAPVTDRDVLLVEDIVDTGLTLQYLQAHLRSQGPRSLRTAVLLD, encoded by the coding sequence ATGCGGCCCCATCGGATCGAGCCGCTGATCGGCGCGGAGGAGCTGGCGGCGCGGGTGCGGGATCTGGCGGCGCAGATCTCTGCGGATTACCGGGGGCAGGAGCTGCTGGTGGTGGGGGTCCTCAAGGGCGCCTTCGTGTTCTGCGCGGATCTCCTCCGGCACCTGGAGGGGGTGCGGGCCCAAGTGGATTTCATCGCCTGCTCCAGCTACGGGACGGCCACCGAGACCTCGGGGGTGGTCCGCATCCTGAAGGATCTCAATGCCCCGGTCACCGATCGGGACGTGTTGCTGGTGGAGGACATCGTGGACACGGGGCTGACGTTGCAGTATCTGCAGGCCCATCTGCGGAGCCAGGGCCCGCGCAGCCTGCGCACCGCCGTGCTCTTGGACA